One stretch of Streptomyces sp. NBC_01142 DNA includes these proteins:
- a CDS encoding FAD-binding oxidoreductase: MDRRTLLTTAVALTATACTGKGGDGATAAPLATPPPAATLARTPTRGPAPSAAPDWGALGRGLDGTLVRPADAAYPTARQLYNTRFDSLKPAAVAYVAGEDDVKECLAYARAHRTPVSIRNGGHSYAGWSSGNGRLVIDVSRLNRVTADGSIGAGAKLIDVYNTLGRHNRTIPAGSCPTVGVSGLTLGGGHGVTSRAYGLTCDSLTSATIVTADGKKLTASATENKDLFWALRGAGNGNFGVVTRLRFRTHPTPPSVTAYLSWPWSKADAVLAAWQQWGPAQPDEIWSALHLAAGPGGRTPTLSVSAFTLGTEGDLKNALDRLADKAGSPARSVSVRRRSYLEAMRLYAGCSTFTEAQCHLPGTTPGRTPQGVLQRETYAAASDFFDRGLSPAGRRALLSSVEAFTRISPGQGGGGGSVALTALGGAINRVDPLATSFVHRRSRMLAQYIAAWRPGTAGSAQQAWLKTAHGSMRRYASGAAYQNYIDPALADWRRAYYGPAADRLTRLKKQYDPGRVFDFPQAL; this comes from the coding sequence ATGGACCGGCGCACACTGCTCACCACCGCTGTAGCCCTCACCGCTACCGCCTGCACAGGCAAGGGCGGCGACGGCGCCACCGCGGCACCCCTCGCCACACCCCCGCCCGCGGCCACGCTCGCCCGCACCCCCACCCGTGGACCCGCACCCTCAGCGGCTCCCGACTGGGGCGCCCTCGGGCGTGGGCTCGACGGGACGCTCGTGCGGCCCGCCGACGCCGCCTATCCCACCGCCCGACAGCTCTACAACACCCGCTTCGACTCCCTGAAGCCCGCCGCCGTCGCCTATGTCGCCGGCGAGGACGACGTCAAGGAGTGCCTGGCCTACGCCCGGGCCCACCGCACCCCGGTCTCCATCCGCAACGGCGGCCACTCCTACGCCGGCTGGTCCTCCGGCAACGGCCGTCTCGTCATCGACGTCTCCCGGCTGAACCGCGTCACCGCGGACGGCTCCATCGGCGCCGGCGCCAAACTCATCGACGTCTACAACACCCTCGGCCGCCACAACCGCACCATCCCCGCCGGTTCCTGCCCCACCGTCGGCGTCTCCGGCCTGACCCTCGGCGGCGGCCATGGCGTCACCTCCCGCGCCTACGGCCTGACCTGCGACAGCCTCACCTCCGCCACGATCGTCACGGCCGACGGCAAGAAGCTGACCGCGAGCGCCACCGAGAACAAGGACCTCTTCTGGGCGCTGCGCGGCGCGGGCAACGGCAACTTCGGTGTCGTGACCCGCCTCCGCTTCCGTACGCATCCCACGCCCCCGAGCGTGACCGCCTACCTCAGCTGGCCCTGGTCGAAGGCGGATGCCGTACTCGCCGCCTGGCAGCAGTGGGGCCCGGCTCAGCCGGACGAGATATGGTCGGCGCTCCACCTGGCCGCCGGTCCGGGTGGCAGGACCCCCACTCTCTCCGTCTCCGCCTTCACCCTCGGCACCGAGGGCGACCTCAAGAACGCCCTCGACCGCCTTGCCGACAAGGCCGGCTCCCCCGCCCGCTCGGTGTCCGTGCGCCGCCGCAGCTACCTCGAGGCGATGCGCCTCTACGCCGGCTGCTCGACATTCACCGAGGCCCAGTGCCATCTGCCGGGCACCACTCCGGGCCGTACGCCCCAGGGCGTGCTCCAGCGGGAGACGTACGCCGCCGCCTCCGACTTCTTCGACCGCGGTCTGTCCCCCGCCGGGCGGCGCGCCCTGCTCTCCTCGGTCGAGGCGTTCACCCGGATCTCGCCCGGCCAGGGCGGTGGCGGCGGTTCCGTCGCGCTCACCGCACTCGGCGGCGCGATCAACCGCGTGGACCCGCTCGCGACGTCGTTCGTGCACCGGCGTTCACGGATGCTCGCGCAGTACATCGCCGCCTGGCGCCCGGGAACCGCGGGCTCCGCCCAGCAGGCGTGGCTGAAAACCGCCCATGGGTCCATGCGCCGCTACGCCTCGGGGGCGGCGTACCAGAACTACATCGATCCCGCCCTCGCCGACTGGCGACGGGCGTACTACGGACCCGCCGCTGACCGCCTCACGCGCCTGAAGAAGCAGTACGACCCGGGCAGGGTCTTCGACTTCCCGCAGGCGCTGTAG
- a CDS encoding bifunctional lytic transglycosylase/C40 family peptidase — protein MRKAWLVGGACFGLCLSFVALLVVGTYSAAAGLIGGASGGGGRAVGLVKGAVPALYQPLVQKWGNLCPAINPALLAAQLYQESGWNPKAQSPAAAQGIAQFIPGTWATHGVDGDKDGDRDVWDPADAIPSAASYDCELAGYVKKAPGDPTDNMLAAYNAGAYAVIKYGGVPPYRETKNYVKVIRTLEKSFAKPVGRVEPSRQAAGAIYFAQQRLGTKYLWGGNGTPEQGGRFDCSGLTQAAYRTVGIELPRVANDQYNAGKHPSRDELLPGDLVFFSDDLTNSREIRHVGLYVGGGYMINAPYTGAVIRFDKIDTPDYFGATRVTKDGAKALPTARPEA, from the coding sequence GTGCGTAAGGCGTGGCTCGTCGGGGGAGCCTGCTTCGGGCTCTGCCTGAGCTTCGTCGCGCTGCTCGTCGTCGGGACCTACTCCGCGGCCGCGGGGCTGATCGGCGGAGCGAGCGGAGGCGGCGGACGAGCGGTCGGTCTGGTGAAGGGTGCCGTACCGGCGCTCTATCAGCCGCTCGTACAGAAGTGGGGCAATCTCTGCCCGGCCATCAACCCCGCGCTGCTCGCCGCACAGCTCTACCAGGAGAGCGGCTGGAACCCGAAGGCCCAGAGCCCCGCCGCCGCTCAGGGCATCGCGCAGTTCATCCCCGGCACCTGGGCCACGCACGGCGTCGACGGGGACAAGGACGGTGACCGTGACGTATGGGACCCGGCCGACGCGATTCCGTCCGCCGCCTCGTACGACTGTGAACTGGCCGGATACGTCAAGAAGGCGCCCGGCGACCCCACCGACAACATGCTCGCCGCGTACAACGCGGGCGCGTACGCCGTCATCAAGTACGGCGGCGTGCCTCCGTACCGGGAGACGAAGAACTATGTGAAGGTCATCCGCACCCTGGAGAAGAGCTTCGCGAAGCCCGTCGGCCGGGTCGAGCCGTCGCGGCAGGCCGCCGGGGCCATCTACTTCGCGCAGCAGAGGCTCGGTACGAAGTATCTGTGGGGCGGCAACGGAACGCCCGAGCAGGGCGGGCGGTTCGACTGTTCCGGGCTGACCCAGGCCGCGTACCGCACCGTGGGGATCGAGCTGCCGCGTGTCGCGAACGACCAGTACAACGCGGGCAAGCATCCCTCCCGCGACGAGCTGCTCCCGGGCGATCTGGTCTTCTTCTCGGACGACCTCACCAACTCGCGGGAGATCCGGCACGTCGGTCTCTACGTCGGCGGCGGGTACATGATCAACGCTCCGTACACTGGTGCCGTGATCCGCTTCGACAAGATCGACACCCCGGACTACTTCGGTGCGACGCGGGTCACCAAGGATGGCGCGAAGGCGTTGCCCACCGCCCGACCGGAAGCCTGA
- a CDS encoding DUF47 domain-containing protein, giving the protein MRFRLTPRETSFYDMFAASADNIVTGSKLLMELLGADSSARAEIAERMRAAEHAGDDATHAIFHQLNSSFITPFDREDIYNLASSLDDIMDFMEEAVDLVVLYQVEELPKGVEQQIEVLARAAELTAEAMPHLRTMDNLTEYWIEVNRLENQADQIHRKLLAHLFNGKYDAMEVLKLKQIVDVLEEAADAFEHVANTVETIAVKES; this is encoded by the coding sequence GTGCGATTTCGTCTGACCCCCAGGGAGACGAGCTTCTACGACATGTTTGCCGCATCCGCGGACAACATCGTCACGGGCTCCAAGCTCCTGATGGAACTGCTCGGGGCGGACTCCTCCGCCCGGGCCGAGATCGCGGAGCGGATGCGGGCAGCAGAGCATGCGGGGGACGATGCGACTCACGCGATCTTCCACCAGCTGAACTCCTCCTTCATCACGCCGTTCGACCGCGAGGACATCTACAACCTCGCGTCGTCGCTCGACGACATCATGGACTTTATGGAGGAGGCCGTCGACCTGGTCGTGCTGTACCAGGTCGAGGAGCTGCCCAAGGGTGTCGAGCAGCAGATCGAGGTCCTGGCGCGGGCGGCCGAGCTGACCGCCGAGGCGATGCCGCACCTGCGGACCATGGACAACCTCACCGAGTACTGGATCGAGGTCAACCGTCTCGAGAACCAGGCCGACCAGATCCACCGCAAGCTGCTGGCCCACCTCTTCAACGGCAAGTACGACGCCATGGAGGTGCTGAAGCTCAAGCAGATCGTGGATGTGCTGGAAGAGGCCGCTGACGCCTTCGAGCATGTCGCGAACACCGTGGAGACCATCGCGGTCAAGGAGTCCTGA
- a CDS encoding metal-sensitive transcriptional regulator has protein sequence MTTTEAAGPPGTDHTGSHDGGTHGYHKQKDEHLKRLRRIEGQIRGLQRMVDEDVYCIDILTQVSASTKALQSFALQLLEEHLRHCVADAAVKGGEEIDAKVEEATKAIARLLRT, from the coding sequence ATGACGACCACCGAGGCGGCCGGCCCCCCGGGCACGGACCACACCGGCAGCCATGACGGGGGGACGCACGGCTACCACAAGCAGAAGGACGAGCATCTCAAGCGGCTGCGCCGGATCGAGGGACAGATCCGCGGGCTGCAGCGGATGGTCGACGAGGACGTCTACTGCATCGACATACTCACCCAGGTCTCTGCCTCCACGAAGGCCCTGCAGTCCTTCGCGCTCCAGCTGCTGGAGGAGCACCTGCGGCACTGCGTCGCGGATGCGGCGGTGAAGGGCGGCGAGGAGATCGACGCGAAGGTGGAGGAGGCGACGAAGGCGATCGCCCGCCTTCTCCGTACGTGA
- the pstB gene encoding phosphate ABC transporter ATP-binding protein PstB, with product MAKRIDVSGLTAYYGSHKAIEDISMTVEPRSVTAFIGPSGCGKSTFLRTLNRMHEVTPGGRVEGKVLLDDENLYASSVDPVAVRRTVGMVFQRPNPFPTMSIFDNVAAGLRLNGSYKKSQLADVVEKSLKGANLWNEVKDRLNKPGSGLSGGQQQRLCIARAIAVEPDVLLMDEPCSALDPISTLAIEDLIGELKERFTIVIVTHNMQQAARVSDRTAFFNLSAVGQPGKLIEIDETERIFANPSVQATEDYISGRFG from the coding sequence ATGGCCAAGCGCATCGACGTCAGCGGCCTCACCGCGTACTACGGCTCCCACAAGGCCATCGAGGACATCTCGATGACCGTGGAGCCCCGCTCCGTGACGGCCTTCATCGGCCCGTCCGGCTGCGGCAAGTCCACCTTCCTGCGCACCCTGAACCGTATGCACGAGGTCACCCCCGGTGGCCGCGTCGAGGGCAAGGTGCTGCTGGACGACGAGAACCTGTACGCATCGAGCGTCGACCCCGTCGCCGTGCGCCGTACGGTCGGCATGGTCTTCCAGCGCCCGAACCCCTTCCCGACGATGTCGATCTTCGACAACGTCGCGGCGGGCCTCCGGCTGAACGGCTCGTACAAGAAGAGCCAGCTGGCGGACGTCGTCGAGAAGTCCCTCAAGGGCGCGAACCTCTGGAACGAGGTCAAGGACCGCCTGAACAAGCCGGGCTCCGGGCTCTCCGGCGGCCAGCAGCAGCGTCTGTGCATCGCCCGCGCGATCGCGGTCGAGCCGGATGTGCTGCTGATGGACGAGCCGTGCTCGGCGCTGGACCCGATCTCCACGCTCGCGATCGAGGACCTCATCGGCGAGCTGAAGGAGCGCTTCACGATCGTCATCGTGACGCACAACATGCAGCAGGCAGCGCGCGTCTCGGACCGTACGGCCTTCTTCAACCTGTCGGCGGTCGGCCAGCCCGGCAAGCTGATCGAGATCGACGAGACCGAGCGGATCTTCGCCAACCCGTCGGTGCAGGCGACGGAGGACTACATCTCGGGCCGCTTCGGATAA
- a CDS encoding inorganic phosphate transporter — protein sequence MDTFALIVTIGVALGFTYTNGFHDSANAIATSVSTRALTPRAALAMAAVMNLAGAFLGQGVAKTVSEGLIETPQGSRGMGILFAALVGAIVWNLVTWYFGLPSSSSHALFGGMVGAALAGGTEVIWTGVLEKVVIPMFISPVVGLVCGYLVMVAIMWMFRKSNPSKAKRGFRIAQTVSAAGMALGHGLQDAQKTMGIVVMALVIADVEGQGDAIPVWVKIACALMLSLGTYAGGWRIMRTLGRKIIELDPPQGFAAETTGASIMFGSAFLFHAPISTTHVITSAIMGVGATKRVNAVRWGVAKNIILGWFITMPAAAAVAAMSYGVVYLTFG from the coding sequence GTGGACACCTTTGCGCTGATCGTGACCATTGGTGTCGCGCTCGGATTCACCTACACCAACGGCTTTCACGACTCCGCGAACGCCATCGCGACCTCCGTCTCCACCCGCGCGCTGACGCCGCGCGCCGCCCTGGCGATGGCCGCGGTGATGAACCTCGCCGGCGCCTTCCTCGGCCAGGGTGTGGCCAAGACCGTCAGCGAGGGGCTCATCGAGACGCCCCAGGGCTCGCGTGGCATGGGCATTCTCTTCGCCGCGCTGGTCGGCGCGATCGTGTGGAACCTGGTCACCTGGTACTTCGGACTGCCCTCGTCCTCGTCCCACGCGCTGTTCGGCGGCATGGTGGGCGCGGCGCTCGCGGGCGGGACCGAGGTCATCTGGACCGGCGTGCTCGAGAAGGTCGTCATCCCGATGTTCATCTCGCCGGTCGTCGGCCTGGTCTGCGGCTATCTGGTGATGGTCGCGATCATGTGGATGTTCCGCAAGTCCAATCCGAGCAAGGCCAAGCGCGGTTTCCGGATAGCGCAGACGGTCTCGGCGGCGGGCATGGCCCTCGGTCACGGTCTGCAGGACGCGCAGAAGACGATGGGCATCGTGGTGATGGCGCTGGTCATCGCCGATGTCGAGGGCCAGGGCGACGCGATCCCGGTCTGGGTGAAGATCGCCTGTGCGCTGATGCTCTCGCTCGGTACGTACGCGGGCGGCTGGCGCATCATGCGTACGCTCGGCCGCAAGATCATCGAGCTGGACCCGCCGCAGGGCTTCGCGGCGGAGACGACAGGTGCGTCGATCATGTTCGGCTCGGCGTTCCTGTTCCACGCGCCGATCTCGACGACGCATGTGATCACCTCGGCGATCATGGGAGTGGGCGCCACGAAGCGGGTGAACGCGGTTCGCTGGGGCGTCGCCAAGAACATCATTCTGGGCTGGTTCATTACGATGCCGGCGGCCGCGGCTGTGGCGGCGATGAGTTACGGGGTCGTGTACCTGACCTTCGGCTGA
- the pstA gene encoding phosphate ABC transporter permease PstA: protein MSNVVQDKRPVAVVRHDPLSHARLPRWAPAAIAAGSIAAGCGAGLAAGWHSRIQWGLLSALFFLIASYLITTKVEGSRQAKDRFATSLVWVCFILAVIPLLSLAWVTISKGVKVLDTYFLSHSMGGVLDAEAGGGIYHALLGTIEQVLIATVIAAPIGMLTAIYLVEYGRGKLAKAVTFFVDVMTGIPSIVAGLFILATWNLMLGFGPSGFAGSLALAILMMPVVVRSTEEMLKLVPNELREASLALGIPKWRTILKVVLPTAIGGITTGVMLAVARIAGETAPVLLLVFGTKLINNNPFEGAQSSLPLYVYEQYAVGTDAAVDRAWAAALVLIAFVMILNLVARGIARWKAPKTGR from the coding sequence ATGAGCAACGTCGTCCAGGACAAGCGGCCGGTTGCCGTCGTGCGCCACGACCCCCTGTCCCACGCCCGCCTCCCCCGCTGGGCCCCGGCCGCCATCGCCGCCGGGTCGATCGCCGCGGGCTGCGGCGCCGGCCTCGCCGCCGGCTGGCACAGCCGGATCCAGTGGGGCCTTCTGTCCGCGCTCTTCTTCCTGATCGCGAGCTACCTGATCACCACCAAGGTCGAGGGCAGCCGCCAGGCGAAGGATCGTTTCGCCACCAGCCTCGTCTGGGTCTGCTTCATCCTCGCCGTCATCCCCCTGCTCTCGCTGGCGTGGGTCACGATCAGCAAGGGCGTCAAGGTCCTCGACACGTACTTCCTGAGTCACTCGATGGGCGGTGTGCTCGACGCCGAAGCCGGCGGCGGCATCTACCACGCGCTGCTCGGCACCATCGAGCAGGTCCTCATCGCCACCGTCATCGCCGCCCCCATCGGCATGCTGACCGCGATCTACCTGGTCGAGTACGGACGCGGAAAGCTCGCGAAGGCCGTCACCTTCTTCGTCGACGTCATGACCGGCATTCCGTCGATCGTCGCGGGCCTGTTCATCCTCGCCACCTGGAACCTGATGCTGGGCTTCGGGCCCTCCGGGTTCGCCGGCTCGCTGGCGCTCGCCATCCTGATGATGCCGGTGGTCGTCCGCTCCACCGAGGAGATGCTCAAGCTCGTCCCCAACGAGCTGCGCGAGGCTTCCCTCGCCCTGGGCATCCCCAAGTGGCGCACGATCCTCAAGGTGGTCCTGCCCACCGCGATCGGCGGCATCACGACGGGCGTCATGCTCGCGGTGGCCCGTATCGCCGGCGAAACGGCCCCCGTGCTGCTGCTCGTCTTCGGTACGAAGCTGATCAACAACAACCCCTTCGAAGGTGCCCAGTCCTCGCTGCCGCTGTATGTGTACGAGCAGTACGCCGTCGGCACCGACGCAGCGGTCGACCGCGCCTGGGCCGCCGCCCTGGTCCTGATCGCCTTCGTCATGATCCTCAATCTGGTGGCCCGCGGCATCGCCCGCTGGAAGGCCCCGAAGACCGGTCGCTGA
- a CDS encoding TetR/AcrR family transcriptional regulator, whose amino-acid sequence MPTDTPRPGTRDRIVIAAARLLQRQGYVGTGIKQIAKEAEATLGSVYHFFPGGKEAVAVAAITYSGKEFAATLHTALELEDDPARAIEACAGDLAQGLRASGWTDGCPVTAAALETLGTDSEIQQACARALQSWQDMVSDKLLRCGFPAAVARDLACTVISTLEGAEVTAQVNRSEEPLLLAGRHLARLVGSYR is encoded by the coding sequence ATGCCGACCGACACCCCACGCCCGGGCACCCGCGACCGGATCGTCATCGCCGCCGCCCGCCTGCTGCAGCGCCAGGGGTACGTCGGCACAGGCATCAAACAGATCGCCAAGGAGGCGGAGGCCACGCTCGGCTCCGTCTACCACTTCTTCCCCGGCGGGAAGGAGGCCGTCGCGGTCGCGGCCATCACCTACAGCGGCAAGGAATTCGCGGCGACGTTGCACACGGCACTGGAGCTCGAGGACGACCCGGCCCGCGCCATCGAGGCCTGCGCCGGCGACCTCGCCCAGGGGCTGCGCGCATCGGGCTGGACCGACGGCTGCCCGGTCACGGCCGCGGCCCTGGAGACGCTCGGCACCGACTCCGAGATCCAGCAGGCCTGCGCCCGGGCACTGCAGAGCTGGCAGGACATGGTGTCCGACAAACTGCTCCGCTGCGGATTCCCCGCGGCCGTCGCGCGCGACCTGGCCTGCACGGTGATCAGCACCCTGGAGGGCGCGGAGGTGACCGCCCAGGTCAACCGCAGCGAGGAACCTCTCCTCCTGGCGGGCCGTCACCTGGCGCGCCTGGTGGGCTCGTACCGCTGA
- a CDS encoding NAD(P)-dependent oxidoreductase → MSSNVSQPSVTVIGLGPMGQAMVNAFLDRGHGVTVWNRTASRADALVARGAVRADSIEEALAAHELVVLSLTDYDAMYAILGSVDPQVLAGRVLVNLSSDTPEKARAAARWAAERGAVQLTGGVMAAPYMIGTSGASTVYSGPREVFDAHRTTLEALTGTDHKGEDPGLAALFYQLSMAMFWTSMVSYWQAIAMAQAHGLTAADILPYANSTLGGIGSFLDLYAERIDAGDHRGDVDRLAMGLASMEHVVRTAADAGVDTAIPAAVTALARRGLDAGHAEDSFSSLVELLKAVRPVDAAEPEEVAMGGAVGRKP, encoded by the coding sequence ATGAGCAGCAACGTGAGCCAACCGTCGGTGACCGTCATCGGGCTCGGGCCGATGGGGCAGGCCATGGTGAACGCGTTCCTGGACCGGGGGCACGGCGTCACGGTCTGGAACCGCACGGCGAGTCGTGCCGACGCGCTCGTGGCGCGCGGTGCGGTGCGGGCCGACAGCATCGAAGAGGCGCTTGCCGCCCACGAGCTGGTGGTGCTGAGCCTGACGGACTACGACGCGATGTACGCGATCCTCGGCTCCGTCGACCCGCAGGTGCTGGCCGGCCGGGTCCTGGTCAATCTCAGCTCGGACACCCCCGAAAAGGCGAGGGCGGCGGCACGCTGGGCCGCCGAGCGCGGAGCCGTACAGCTCACGGGTGGCGTGATGGCCGCGCCGTACATGATCGGGACCTCCGGCGCATCGACCGTCTACAGCGGCCCGCGCGAGGTCTTCGACGCGCACCGCACGACTCTGGAGGCGCTGACCGGTACGGACCACAAGGGCGAGGATCCTGGGCTCGCCGCGCTCTTCTACCAGCTCAGCATGGCCATGTTCTGGACGTCCATGGTGAGTTACTGGCAGGCGATCGCCATGGCGCAGGCGCATGGCCTGACGGCGGCGGACATCCTGCCGTACGCCAATAGCACGCTCGGCGGGATCGGGAGCTTCCTGGACCTCTATGCCGAGCGCATCGACGCGGGTGACCACCGTGGGGACGTGGACCGGCTGGCGATGGGTCTCGCGAGCATGGAGCACGTGGTTCGTACAGCGGCCGACGCGGGCGTCGACACGGCGATCCCGGCTGCGGTCACGGCGCTTGCCCGGCGAGGGCTGGACGCCGGACACGCGGAGGACAGTTTCTCCAGCCTGGTGGAGCTGCTCAAGGCGGTGCGTCCTGTGGATGCGGCCGAGCCGGAGGAGGTCGCGATGGGCGGCGCCGTGGGGCGCAAGCCGTAG
- a CDS encoding SCO6880 family protein, with translation MTTQSQPITPRRTYLIGRARPNAIVGKNRETGEIALIIAGAFLGMMSGLLVPVLSLRIVLLMGFPLLALAAVYVPFKHRTFYKWYEINRSYKRTLRSGTLYRSPAAEAGTRFDGREIEVGPPPGIGRINWLAAPFGPDEIAVLLHADRRTVTAAIEIEGPGVGLRDSEDQEALVDRFGTLLKHVANGDGFVTRLQMLARTLPADPDAHAKDVAQRGDQQSPGWLRESYDQLQSMVSTSSEQHRAYLVACMHYSRELAAEAHAMARAARHTAGTKKLDKDAGLAVVMARELTDICARLAEADIRVRQPLGQGRLASLVHSMYDPDHPIDHIQAMTKRNTWPAELDAMEATYLQAKTRESSTRAPWCHSTAWVKEWPMTPVGVNFLAPLLVHTPDVIRTVAVCMDLEPTEVAIERMLTEKTNDEADASRAAKMNRTIDPRDIAAHGRLDQRGEDLASGAAGVNLVGYITVSARSPEALARDKRTIRASAGKSYLKLEWCDREHHRAFVNTLPFATGIRR, from the coding sequence TTGACCACCCAGTCCCAACCGATCACGCCCCGCCGTACGTATCTCATCGGCCGTGCCCGGCCGAACGCGATCGTCGGCAAGAACCGCGAGACCGGCGAGATCGCGCTGATCATCGCCGGCGCGTTCCTCGGCATGATGAGCGGGCTGCTGGTCCCCGTCCTGTCCCTGCGGATCGTGCTGCTGATGGGCTTCCCGCTCCTCGCGCTCGCCGCCGTGTACGTCCCGTTCAAACACCGCACCTTCTACAAGTGGTACGAGATCAACCGCAGCTACAAGCGCACCCTGCGCAGCGGCACCCTCTACCGCTCCCCGGCCGCCGAAGCCGGCACCCGGTTCGACGGCCGGGAGATCGAGGTCGGCCCGCCCCCCGGCATCGGCCGGATCAACTGGCTCGCCGCGCCCTTCGGCCCGGACGAGATCGCCGTCCTGCTGCACGCCGACCGCCGCACCGTCACCGCCGCCATCGAGATCGAGGGCCCGGGCGTCGGACTGCGCGACAGCGAGGACCAGGAAGCCCTGGTGGACCGTTTCGGCACCCTGCTGAAGCATGTGGCCAACGGCGACGGCTTCGTGACACGCCTTCAGATGCTCGCCCGTACGCTCCCCGCCGACCCCGACGCACACGCCAAGGACGTCGCCCAGCGCGGCGACCAGCAGTCGCCCGGCTGGCTGCGCGAGTCGTACGACCAGCTTCAGTCGATGGTCTCCACCTCCAGCGAGCAGCACCGCGCCTACCTCGTCGCCTGTATGCACTACAGCCGCGAACTGGCGGCCGAAGCCCATGCCATGGCCCGCGCCGCCCGCCACACCGCCGGCACCAAGAAGCTCGACAAGGACGCGGGCCTCGCCGTCGTCATGGCGCGCGAACTCACCGACATCTGCGCCCGCCTCGCCGAGGCCGACATCCGCGTCCGCCAGCCGCTGGGCCAGGGCAGGCTCGCCTCCCTCGTCCACTCGATGTACGACCCCGACCACCCCATCGACCACATCCAGGCGATGACGAAACGGAACACCTGGCCCGCCGAGCTGGACGCCATGGAGGCGACGTACCTCCAGGCGAAAACCCGCGAGTCCTCCACCCGCGCGCCCTGGTGCCACTCCACCGCCTGGGTGAAGGAGTGGCCGATGACCCCGGTCGGCGTCAACTTCCTGGCACCGCTGCTCGTTCACACCCCCGACGTGATCCGTACGGTCGCGGTCTGCATGGACCTGGAGCCCACCGAGGTCGCCATCGAGAGGATGCTCACCGAGAAGACCAACGACGAGGCGGACGCGAGCCGCGCCGCCAAGATGAACCGGACGATCGACCCGCGCGACATCGCCGCGCACGGACGGCTCGACCAGCGGGGTGAAGATCTCGCGAGCGGTGCGGCGGGGGTCAACCTTGTCGGGTACATCACTGTGTCGGCGCGTTCGCCCGAAGCCCTGGCCCGGGACAAGCGCACGATCAGGGCCTCGGCCGGCAAGTCCTATCTGAAGCTGGAGTGGTGCGACCGCGAGCACCACCGTGCCTTTGTGAACACCTTGCCGTTCGCGACCGGCATCCGACGCTGA
- a CDS encoding phosphatase PAP2 family protein has protein sequence MAGLAADGSNPDVSLLYDINGLAKDAPPWLDRTMEFIGEYGIMLAMVLLVLWCWWSVRRRGTTEDSVAAVAGLVWAPLGAAIALLVNIPIRGFVERPRPFLDHHGLEVLVAGKTDYSFVSDHATMAMAIGAGLFVAHRKFGFAAIGLALAEGFCRVYMGVHYPTDVVGGFALGTAVALLLAPLALALLTPVVSAAAASGRIGRLVRSRRVVAGGYAERHETLDIPEPRTEGAGNGENDLAA, from the coding sequence ATGGCTGGACTCGCAGCGGATGGGTCGAACCCCGACGTCAGCCTGCTCTATGACATCAACGGTCTCGCCAAGGACGCGCCCCCGTGGCTCGACCGCACCATGGAGTTCATCGGCGAGTACGGAATCATGCTCGCGATGGTGCTGCTGGTGCTCTGGTGCTGGTGGAGCGTGCGCCGGCGCGGGACCACCGAGGACTCGGTGGCGGCCGTCGCCGGGCTGGTCTGGGCGCCGCTGGGTGCCGCGATCGCGCTGCTCGTCAACATCCCGATCCGCGGGTTCGTGGAGAGACCACGGCCGTTCCTGGACCATCACGGGCTCGAGGTCCTGGTGGCCGGCAAGACCGACTACTCCTTCGTGAGCGACCACGCGACGATGGCGATGGCGATCGGGGCCGGACTCTTCGTCGCGCACCGGAAGTTCGGCTTCGCCGCGATCGGGCTCGCGCTGGCCGAAGGCTTCTGCCGCGTCTACATGGGCGTGCACTACCCGACCGACGTCGTGGGCGGATTCGCGCTCGGTACGGCGGTGGCGCTGCTGCTCGCGCCCCTCGCGCTGGCCCTGCTGACGCCGGTGGTGTCGGCGGCCGCCGCGTCGGGGCGGATCGGCCGCCTCGTACGGTCAAGGCGGGTGGTGGCGGGCGGATATGCGGAAAGGCACGAGACGCTCGACATCCCGGAGCCGAGGACCGAGGGGGCCGGGAACGGGGAGAACGACCTCGCGGCCTGA